The stretch of DNA CGCGAGCAGGGACCGGAGCAGCAGGAACGTGGGGATGCCGAGCACTCCTCCGACGAGCGCAGGCAGCGCCACCTCGAGGGCCGCGAGGGCTCGCACGTCCCGCCGCGTGGCCCCGGCGAGCCGGAGGGCCGCGTCACGTCGCTGCCTGGAGGCGGCGCCCAGCCGCACCGCCTGGTCGAGCAGCAGCAGCGGGGGCAGCACGAGCACGATCGCGCCGAACAGCACGCCGCCGCGGGTACCTGGGTCGGCGACGATCCAGTTGACGGACTCGAGGTCGGTGCCGTAGCCGCGGGCGTCGATGACCAGGTCCGAGGGAATGCGCTCGAACCAGAGCATGGCGATCGACGCGGCCGCCATGAGCACGGCGGTCGCGACCGCGGTCGCGGCGACCACGACGAGAGCGCGCGACCCTGCCCCGGCGCGCAGGAGCGCGGGGACGACGCTCCTCATCGCGCCGCCTCCTCGCTGACGACACGACCGTCGCGCAGCACGACCTCGCGGTCGAGGGCTGCGGCGACGCGGTTGTCGTGGGTGACCACGACGAGGGCCGCACCGGACTCCGCCGTGGCGGTGCGCATGACGTCGAGCACCTCCTCGGCGGTGACGGTGTCGAGCGCGCCGGTCGGCTCGTCGGCGAGCACGAGGCGCGGCGACGTGACGAGCGCGCGGGCGATCGCGACCCGTTGCTGCTCGCCGCCGGAGAGCTCGCCCGGTCGCTGACCGGCGAGGTCCCCGACCCCGAGCCGATCCAGCCAGTGGTGGGCGGCGGCCTCGGCCGCGTCTCGCGCCGACTTCTCGAGCAGCAGCGGGAAGGCCACGTTCTGCAGGGCCGTGAGCTCGGGGACGAGCTGCCCGAACTGGAGCACCAGACCGATCTCTCGCCGCCGCAGCCGCGTGCGCTGTGCGTCGTCGAGGGTGTCGAGGTCGTGCCCGACGACCTCGACCGTCCCCGACTGCGGCCTGAGGACACCCGCCAGGGCGAGCAGCAGCGTCGACTTGCCGGACCCGGACCGCCCGGTGACCGCCACCCGCTCACCTTCCACCACCTGGACGGAGGCGCCTGCGAGGGCGAGCGAACGGCCGTAGGACTGGTGCACCTCGTGAGCGCGTGCGACGACGGCGGGCGGGGACGTGGTCATCGGGTGACTCCTGCACTGGAGGGGCGTCGGGGTTCGAGGGAGGCTCGCGCAAAGCGGTCGGCGGCGGCCTGGAGCCACTGCAGGTCGGCGTCGAGGTGGGCGACGGCATGGTCGACGCTGACACGCGCGGCGACGTCGGTGGCAGCGTCACGCTCTCGAACGAGCCGGCGCATGGCCTCGAGGTGGGCCTCGCGCTGCCGGCGGAGGTAGGCGACGGCGTCGCCTCCAGCATGAAGGGCGGTGATCGTCTTGCGGACGACGTCGTCCGCCGCCGCAGGCGCGGGGGGCTCGACGTCGTCGAGCCACGCCTGCAGGCGGCTGCGACCTTCGTCCGTCAGGGCGTACGTGATGCGCTCGGGACCGCCCGACGGGTCCGCAGTCTCCACCACCTCGACCGCCCCGTCGTCCGACAGCTTGCTGAGCGTCGCGTACACCTGCCCGTAGGCGAGCGGCTTGGCTGCTGGGAAGCGGGCGTCGTGGGCGCGCTTCACGTCGTAGCCGTGCGCGGGTCCGTCGGCGAGGATGCCGAGCAGCACGTGGGCGAGAGCCATGGCGCAACTATACACATCATGTATTCATGTGGTGAAGAGTCGCGTACGACCATGCGGACGCAGGACGCCCTCCCACCCGAGGGGTGGGAGGGCGTCGACGTCGCTGCGGCGGCTCAGTCCTCGCTGACGCGGATGGCGAGCTTGCCGTGGACGTGGCCCTCGCGGCTGCGCGCGAACGCGTCGGCGAGGTCCTCGAGGTCGTAGACGCCGTCGACCTCCACGCGGACGGTGCCGTCGTCGACCAGGCCGACGAGGCGGCCGAGGTCGTCGGCGTCGGGGCGGACCCACAGCCAGAGCCCACCGTGCTCGAGCACGTCGGGGTCGGCGATGGACGCGTGGCGCCCGTCGTCCTCCAGCACGGCGACGGTCTGCTCGACCACGCCGCCGACGAGGTCGAGCACCACCGAGACGCCGTCGGGCGCGAGCTCGCGGACCGCGTCGACGAGACCGTCGCCGTACTCGACGGGCTCGCCGCCGAGGTCGCGGATGCGGTCGTGCTGCGACGCGGACGCCGAACCGATCACGCGGGCCCGGAAGGCACGGGCCGCGAGCTGGACGGCGAAGGAGCCGACGCCGCCGCCGGCGCCGTGGACGAGCACGGTGTCCTCGGGGCCGACCTCGAGCCGCTCGAGCGCCTGGAACGCCGTGAGTCCGGCGAGCGGCAGCGACGCTGCCTCCTCCCAGGACAGGTCGCGTGGCTTGCGGGCGGCGGCTCGCACCGGCACCGTCGTCAGCTCGGCGAAGGTCCCGCGGTGCACGTAGTCCTGGCGGTTGTAGGCGACGACCTCGTCACCCACCGCGAACTCGGGGGTGTCGATGCCGACGGCGGAGACGACGCCGGCGACGTCCCAGCCCGGGACCACCGGGAAGCGGACGTCCATCATCGCGTCGAGGCCGCCACTCATCAGCTTCCAGTCGACCGGGTTGACCGAGGCGGCGCGCACCTCCACGAGGATCTCGCCCGGCCCGACCTTGGGGGTCGGCTGGTCGGTGAGCTCGAGGACGTCGTCGTCGCCGTACTGGGCATAGGTCATGGCACGCATGGAGGTGTCAACGGACGCGACCGGTGGACCATTCCGCGGCGTCTAGGCTCGGGGCATGGCCACCCCGGACTTCGTCCTCGCCCTGCGCGCCAAGATCGGCACGGACCCGCTCTGGCTGCCGGGCGCCATCGCCGTCGTGTGCAAGGACGATCTCGTACTGATGGTGCGCAGATCCGACACCGGTGCGTGGACGCCGGTGACCGGCATCATCGATCCCGGCGAGCAACCTGCTGCGGCAGCCGTGCGCGAGACCCTCGAGGAGACTGGCGTGGTCGCCGATCCGATCCGACTCGCCTCGGTCGACGTCAGCGGCGAGGTCGTCTACCCCAACGGTGACCGAACCCGGTTCGTCGACCTGACGTTTCGACTGGCTTGGGTCTCGGGCGAGCCCTACCCGGCAGACGGCGAGAACACGGAGGCTCGCTGGTTCCCGCGCGATGCGCTGCCCGAGATGACCGCGGAGATGCGCACGCGCGTCGACGCGGGGCTCTCGGACGAGGTGTCCGCTCGTTTCAAGACGTCGCCGCCCGACTGAACGTCGCTCGCGAGGACCGTCGGGGATCTCAGCCCTCGGCGGCGAGGGCGGTCGCGAAGCCGAGCATGACCACGCCCGTGCCGCCGTCCACGCCGCGGCGGAAGCCAGGGCGGGCGATGCGCGACGCCGCGCCCGAGGCGGCCACGACGACCGCGAGCAGCACGACCGCGCCGACGACCACGAGCGTCAACGCGTAGGCCGCGAGCACCGCGACCCCCTGGTCGTGGCCGACGAACTGCGGCAGCACGGCCAGGTTGAACGCGAGCACCTTCGGGTTCGTCACGTTGCAGACGAAGCCCTGCCGGAAGGCGGTGCGTCGACGCACCTGGGCGCGACCGGAGCCGACGGTCCAGGCCGACCCGTCGCGACGCAGCGCCGCGCGCAGGGCCCCGACGCCCAGCCACGTCAGGTAGACGACGCCGGCCCAGCGGATGGTCTGGAACACCGGCTCCGACGCGGCGAGCACCGCGCCGAGACCCATGGCGGCCAGCAGGCCCTGCAGCGCACCGGCCGTCGAGATGCCGGCCGCGGTGAACAGGCCCCGACGTCGTCCGCCGACCACGCTGGCGCGCAGGGTCAGGAAGGTGTCGGGGCCCGGCGCGACGGCGAGGAGCGCTGCGAACGCCAGGAAGGAGAGGTAGGTCGCCACCCGAGGATCGTAGGCCTCGCGGCCGGTCGCGCGGACCTCTTCACGACCTCGCACGACTCGCCTCACATGAGCCGCGCGGAACTCGACTCAGCAGTCGTTCGTCTCTTACACGTACCGTCCACGTACCTCGGGGGTTCCCATGTCCACCATCGCTCGCACGCTCGACCACCGCCGCCACGCCACCGCGCAGGACCTCGGCCTCCTCATCGGGCGGGCGGTCGTCGGCGTCACGTTCGTCGTCCACGGCTGGCAGAAGTGGTCCGGCGGCATCGGCGGGACGCAGGACGGCTTCGCCGCGATGGGCGTGCCGCTGGCCGACGTGTCCGCGGTCGCGCTGGCCACGCTCGAGGTGGTCGGCGGCGCCCTGCTGGTGCTCGGCGCGCTGACGACCGTCGTCGCCCCGCTGCTCGGGCTCGGCATGCTCGGCGCGGCCTGGTACGCCCACCGCGACGCGTTCCTCGTCTCCGACGGCGGGTCGGAGTTCGTGCTCGTCCTCGCGGCCGTGGCGTTCCTGCTCGCGCTCGTCGGACCCGGCAGCTGGAGCGTCGACGCGCTCGCCGCGCGTGGCCGCCGCTGAGGGCTACGGTGGGAGGGACCGACCAGGAGGAAGCATGACCACGATCGTCGCCGGATACGTCCCGACCCCCGAGGGTGAGGCCGCGCTCGCGTGGGCACTCGCCCAGGCCCAGCGCGACTCCGCGCGGCTCACGGTGGTCGCGACGCCGGGCGCCGACACGGCCGAGGCGATCTCGGAGGAGCAGCAGATCGACGCGCTGCAGGCGCGGCTGGCGGAGGCCGGCGTCGAGGGCGACGTCGTGCACTTCCGCGGCGCCGGCGGTGCCGCCGACTCGATCCTCGACCACGCGAAGGGCGACGACGTGTCGCTCGTGGTCATCGGCCAGCGACGCCGCTCGCCCGTCGGCAAGCTGGTGCTTGGCAGCACCTCGCAGCGCATCCTCCTCGAGGCCGACGCGCCCGTCGTGGCCGTCAAGGCCTGACCCTGAGCGACGCCGGCCCCTCGGACGGCCCTGCCGAGGACGAGCACTACTTCGTCGTCAAGGGCCGACGCTGGCGCCGCACCGACCCCTCCCTGCCCGACGACGTCGTCGAGCGGCTGACGTCGCACCTGGGTCGCGGCCGCTCCGGCGTGCGCGTGGCGAAGAAGGCGGGCGACGACGACGCAGTGGCGGCCGCCCGACACCGCGTCGGCCTGGCGAAGCACGGTCTCGGGGAGCGCGGACCCCGCTGGTGGGACGACGAGCCCGCCGCCCGCCTCGCCCGAGCCCGCGAGGCGCTCGACGAGCTGGACGCGCTCGACGACTGAGCGCCGGGACTCTCAGCCGCCGACCACACGCGGCGACGTCGAGCCGACCTGAGCGAGGACGCGGACGAGTCGTTGGCCGGTGGTCGCGTCGGTCGATCCACCGAGGACGGCGGCGTGCACGCCGCGGACCCCGGCGACGATCCCGACGGCGAGGTGGTCGGGGTCGTCGTCCGGGCCGAGCTGGCCGAGCCGCTGCGCCTCGTGCAGGAGCCGCGCGACCACGTCGACGAACAGCTGGTGCCAGCGGCCGGTGTCGACGACCTCGCGCGGGAGGCCGACGTCGCAGAACAGCACGTGGGCGCCCTGGACGGCGTAGACGCATCGCGCCGCGACCACCAGGAGCTCCTCCAGCTGCTCCAGGGGCTCCGGGCTGAGGTGGCGAGGCGTCTCCTGCGCGATCCGCTCGATGATCTCGGTCGCGGCCGCGTCGACGGCGGCACCGAAGACGTCCTGCTTGGTGTCGAAGCGCTGGTAGGCGGACCGCACGGAGACCCCGGCGCCGCCCGCCAGCATCTTCATGGTGACGGCCGCGTACTCGTGCTCGCGCAGGAGCTGCTGGGCGCTGCGCACCAGCCGGCTCGACACGTCCTCGTGCCCGTCGGAACGCTGCTCGGCGCGGCTCCCGGTGAGCTCTCCCGCCCACCGGTAGATCGTGGCGGGGTGGACGTCGAGCTCGGTCGCGACCTGCTCGGGGCCCACCCCCTCGTCGAAGGCGCGGGCGACCGCGGCGCGACGTCGCGCGACGTCGAAGCGGGACGGTCGGCTCACGGGCTCAGCATAGGGACGACGACGACACTGACCGCCGGCCGTCAGACGGGGAACGCGAGACCCACCGCCTGCTCGGAGGCCGACCAGAGGCGCGCGGCGAGCTCCTCGTCGTGCGCGCGGGACGGCATGCGCACGAGGACGGGGCGGCCCCGGGTGTGGCCCGGCCACGAGGGTCCGACGCAGTCGCCCGACGAGAGCGTGGGGTCGAGGGCGGCTCGCAGGATCGGCTGGGCGCCGGCGTGCGCGCTCTGCAGACCGGGTCGGATCGCGCGGGTCAGGAGCCACCCGAGCACCGGGTGGCCCATCGCCATGCCGGTCTGCGTGATCTCGGTCGCGGCCAGGCCGGGATGCGCCGCCACGGCCGTCCGCGCGCTCGCGCCTGCCGAGAGTCGTCGGGCCAGCTCCCGCGTGAACAGCAGGTTCGCGAGCTTGGACTCCGCGTAGGCGCGCCACCGCCGGTCACGGCGTCGCGTCGACGACGCAGCCCACGCGTCGAGGTCGAGGCGTCGCGCGCTGGCGGCGGCGACCGAGCTCACCGTGACGACGCGGCCGGCGGGCGCCAGGTGGGTCCACAGGTGCGCGGTCCAGGCGAAGTGGCCGAGGTGGTTCGTCCCCATCTGCAGCGGGAGGCCGTCGACGGTGCGGACGTCGGGCGCGAGCATGATGCCGGCGTTGTTGACGAGGACGTCGACCGACGGCGTCCGCTCCCGGAGCTCTCGCGCCGCGCGCTCCAGCGACCCCAGGTCGGCGAGGTCCGCCTCGAGCAGCTACATACGCGCCTGCGGGGCTTCTTCGGTCAGCCGCTCGACGAGCCCGGCGCCGCGGCGGAGGTCGCGCACGGTCATGTAGACCTCGGCCCCACGGTCCGCCAGCGAACGTGCCACGTGGAAGCCGAGGCCGCCGGTGGCACCGGTCAGCACGACGCGTGTGCCGGTCACGTCCGGCGGAGGTGTCCAGGTCATACGACGAGACGGTAGAGCAGATCCGTGAGTTTTGCGAATGACGTTTGCATCGTGCATAGTTCGCATCAAGGAGCCCGCGGCCGAGGCCGCCAGAGGTGAAGGGTGGACGCCCATGTCGGACCTGATCGTCGTGACGAGCGCTGCGGGCGGGGTCGGTCGACCGCTCGTCGAGCGCCTCTCCGCCGCGGGCGAGCACGTCCGCGCCTTCGTCAAGAACGATCAACAGGCGGGCGTCGCGCGGCGGGCAGGCGCCGCCGAGGTCGTCGTCGGCGACCTGCGCGACGCGTCCGCCCTGACTGACGCGCTGCGCGGCGCTGGTCGCGCGTACCACGCGGCCCCGACGCAGATCATCGACGAGCAGCCGCTGCTCGACGCCTTCATCGACGCGGCGACGAGCGGCGACCTGCGGCACCTCGTGTTCCACTCGGTGGTCCACCCCGACCTGCACGTCCTCCCGCACCATCACCAGAAGGACGTCGCCGAGCAGCGGTTGAAGGAGTCCGGGATCCCGGTCACCGTGCTGCGGCCGTCGCACTACATGCAGAACTACCTCGAGCTGTGGGACTTCATCCGCGTCGGATCCATGCCCTACCCGGTGAGCACGCAGAGCGTCATGGGCGTGGTCGACGTCGAGGACGTGGCCGAGGCGGCCGTGCGGGTGCTGCGCGACCCGTCAGGTCACGTGGGGCAGACGTACGACCTGTCGGCGCAAGAGCTGACGCGCGAGGAGATGGCGACCGCCTGGTCGGAGGTCGTTGGGCATCGCGTCACGGCAGTGCGGATCCCGCCGGCGTC from Aeromicrobium erythreum encodes:
- a CDS encoding ABC transporter ATP-binding protein, producing MTTSPPAVVARAHEVHQSYGRSLALAGASVQVVEGERVAVTGRSGSGKSTLLLALAGVLRPQSGTVEVVGHDLDTLDDAQRTRLRRREIGLVLQFGQLVPELTALQNVAFPLLLEKSARDAAEAAAHHWLDRLGVGDLAGQRPGELSGGEQQRVAIARALVTSPRLVLADEPTGALDTVTAEEVLDVMRTATAESGAALVVVTHDNRVAAALDREVVLRDGRVVSEEAAR
- a CDS encoding PadR family transcriptional regulator, with translation MALAHVLLGILADGPAHGYDVKRAHDARFPAAKPLAYGQVYATLSKLSDDGAVEVVETADPSGGPERITYALTDEGRSRLQAWLDDVEPPAPAAADDVVRKTITALHAGGDAVAYLRRQREAHLEAMRRLVRERDAATDVAARVSVDHAVAHLDADLQWLQAAADRFARASLEPRRPSSAGVTR
- a CDS encoding NADP-dependent oxidoreductase; the encoded protein is MTYAQYGDDDVLELTDQPTPKVGPGEILVEVRAASVNPVDWKLMSGGLDAMMDVRFPVVPGWDVAGVVSAVGIDTPEFAVGDEVVAYNRQDYVHRGTFAELTTVPVRAAARKPRDLSWEEAASLPLAGLTAFQALERLEVGPEDTVLVHGAGGGVGSFAVQLAARAFRARVIGSASASQHDRIRDLGGEPVEYGDGLVDAVRELAPDGVSVVLDLVGGVVEQTVAVLEDDGRHASIADPDVLEHGGLWLWVRPDADDLGRLVGLVDDGTVRVEVDGVYDLEDLADAFARSREGHVHGKLAIRVSED
- a CDS encoding NUDIX hydrolase, with translation MATPDFVLALRAKIGTDPLWLPGAIAVVCKDDLVLMVRRSDTGAWTPVTGIIDPGEQPAAAAVRETLEETGVVADPIRLASVDVSGEVVYPNGDRTRFVDLTFRLAWVSGEPYPADGENTEARWFPRDALPEMTAEMRTRVDAGLSDEVSARFKTSPPD
- a CDS encoding LysE family translocator, yielding MATYLSFLAFAALLAVAPGPDTFLTLRASVVGGRRRGLFTAAGISTAGALQGLLAAMGLGAVLAASEPVFQTIRWAGVVYLTWLGVGALRAALRRDGSAWTVGSGRAQVRRRTAFRQGFVCNVTNPKVLAFNLAVLPQFVGHDQGVAVLAAYALTLVVVGAVVLLAVVVAASGAASRIARPGFRRGVDGGTGVVMLGFATALAAEG
- a CDS encoding DoxX family protein — its product is MSTIARTLDHRRHATAQDLGLLIGRAVVGVTFVVHGWQKWSGGIGGTQDGFAAMGVPLADVSAVALATLEVVGGALLVLGALTTVVAPLLGLGMLGAAWYAHRDAFLVSDGGSEFVLVLAAVAFLLALVGPGSWSVDALAARGRR
- a CDS encoding universal stress protein codes for the protein MTTIVAGYVPTPEGEAALAWALAQAQRDSARLTVVATPGADTAEAISEEQQIDALQARLAEAGVEGDVVHFRGAGGAADSILDHAKGDDVSLVVIGQRRRSPVGKLVLGSTSQRILLEADAPVVAVKA
- a CDS encoding TetR/AcrR family transcriptional regulator — encoded protein: MSRPSRFDVARRRAAVARAFDEGVGPEQVATELDVHPATIYRWAGELTGSRAEQRSDGHEDVSSRLVRSAQQLLREHEYAAVTMKMLAGGAGVSVRSAYQRFDTKQDVFGAAVDAAATEIIERIAQETPRHLSPEPLEQLEELLVVAARCVYAVQGAHVLFCDVGLPREVVDTGRWHQLFVDVVARLLHEAQRLGQLGPDDDPDHLAVGIVAGVRGVHAAVLGGSTDATTGQRLVRVLAQVGSTSPRVVGG
- a CDS encoding SDR family NAD(P)-dependent oxidoreductase, with the protein product MLEADLADLGSLERAARELRERTPSVDVLVNNAGIMLAPDVRTVDGLPLQMGTNHLGHFAWTAHLWTHLAPAGRVVTVSSVAAASARRLDLDAWAASSTRRRDRRWRAYAESKLANLLFTRELARRLSAGASARTAVAAHPGLAATEITQTGMAMGHPVLGWLLTRAIRPGLQSAHAGAQPILRAALDPTLSSGDCVGPSWPGHTRGRPVLVRMPSRAHDEELAARLWSASEQAVGLAFPV
- a CDS encoding SDR family NAD(P)-dependent oxidoreductase; translation: MTWTPPPDVTGTRVVLTGATGGLGFHVARSLADRGAEVYMTVRDLRRGAGLVERLTEEAPQARM
- a CDS encoding SDR family oxidoreductase, encoding MSDLIVVTSAAGGVGRPLVERLSAAGEHVRAFVKNDQQAGVARRAGAAEVVVGDLRDASALTDALRGAGRAYHAAPTQIIDEQPLLDAFIDAATSGDLRHLVFHSVVHPDLHVLPHHHQKDVAEQRLKESGIPVTVLRPSHYMQNYLELWDFIRVGSMPYPVSTQSVMGVVDVEDVAEAAVRVLRDPSGHVGQTYDLSAQELTREEMATAWSEVVGHRVTAVRIPPASITNPLRSVHVLPQLVAALPSPRATSVVRLLKALDGARNVRGINTWSRDAVDTYRTMMSHYDEHGLPAGDLSHLPTLLDRAPTSYEQFARREAARRGV